DNA from Cotesia glomerata isolate CgM1 linkage group LG10, MPM_Cglom_v2.3, whole genome shotgun sequence:
TCTTCTTTTTCATCTAAAGTATCTAAACTTGTATTATCtacattatttaaaacagTCACGATATCTTGAACAGGTGTTTTTGGATCCACAGCCTCTATGCCACCATCATTCTCAATTATTTGTTCACCTTTGTGAGTTTTAACAACAATTGATTTCGCTTGAGCCATAAGATCcaattcgttttttttaatcatttctaGTTGGTGCTGCGTTTCTTTTTCTCTCCATTCAGCTAATTCTTGACTTGCCATTTCTTCAGGACTTAATTTTACTACTGCATCAGGTGTCAGAGATTTATCAGCTATTTTTCGGaataatgtcaaatttttagaatctttTATATTGAATAGAAGACTTCTGTATTTTGCTTTATATTTAGCTCCGGTATCTCGAAAATATTTGTACATTTCTAACTCAATTTTTAAAGCAAGATTCTCAATTTCTTCTTTGCTTAATCTCAAATCGTCTGTCTCTTTAATTCTGGTTGATAACAATTCTGTCAATGTTTTACGAACATTTAACCTTATTATTGGTTCAGGTTCTGACTTCTtcaaatttaaagatttttgtGGCGTTTTTGCCGGTGGTGTTGAACACTTTGGTTCCTGTTTTTTAACTGGAGTttgttttattactattgGAAGGGTTTTGTTTTGATTCACCACATTTTTCAATGTTGTTTGTTTCAATATGGGTTGACTTTTATTTGAGCTAACaagaatttgttttatttgcccactttttgaaataatatttgcaTTTTGTAAATTAGAAATCAcagttacttttttattattagatgTCAATACTGTTTGTTTTGAACCCACAACTTTAGTAAAAACCATTTTGGGTTGAACAGTTTTTGATTGTTGTTGATTGGGTTTAACCATTTTGCCTGGACTTGATGTTTGAATTGCTGAAACCATTTTATCACCGATTTGCAAAATATTCAGATTACTTGATCGAGCAACTTCAAACGTTGGATGTTCTTTCAACCATGCCTTTAAATTAGATGCCATCGGTGCATCAACGCCAGTTAAAACTGTtccagtttttttttcaaaaactataactCTAGCCTCTGAATTGGATTTTGAAGTATCACTCAAAGATAATTTAAGTTTTGATGAAACAGATTGAACAACTTGCTTGTCTTTAACTGATGTTTCTTCAGCATGAGCAAGAATACAAGCATCGGAGCAATAAATACTAGATGATCTTGCTTCTTTTTTACACACAACACACTGGGTAACTGCAAGATTTGATAAAGCATTTTGTTTAACATTCAACGCTACTTCAACTGGTCCATCAGATGATTGTGTTAATGAAGTTTCTGTATTTGAAATTTGTGTATGAGATTCTGTCTTAGGCGGTTTTATTGTCAATGATTTGGTTATTGTTGATGCAGGTTGTACTAATTTTTTCTTGGTACAGTTTGGACAAATCCACTCTAGTCCTTTTTCTTCCATTTGTTTACCCGTCGTTTTAGTCACATTAACACATTTTCCATGAAACCAATCTTCACATACGTCGCAACAAATCATAAATCGATTGTTATGTGGCTGTTTGCAAATACACCAAAGTCGATTAGGGTCATCTTCGGAGTCAGAATTTtcttcttcatcatcatcttctATTTCAGATTCCATATCTTCTATTTGATTAGCTTGTGTAATTTGTTTCTTAActttgtcactttttttttcatcatccGGTTTTGAAGACAACTCAGATTTAACTTGTAACCTTTTACTTCTTGTTGCTGGTGCTTCAATAGGTGGTAACGTTATTATTCTTCCACCACGAAAAATTTGTGATGGTGGTTCTTTAATATTCTTTTTCTTCAACTGCTCTGCTTCATGAAAATCAGCTAAATTATCAACATTTGTCACTCTTTCGACTGTTTCATCTGGAGAAGATTGCGTGGTAATAGCTGATAATTTTTCTGTATTGACACTCGTTGTTTCCAGCAATGAATCCGGAACGGCATTTGTTGATTCATCTAACGTTgcctataatataaaaaataaaataaaaattttaatgattaaataaaaaattttatttaaagatgtCTTACAGTATCTGTTAAGTCCACATCAAGTTGCTCTTGAAGTAGTAATGCCTCTGCAAGTAATTCTTCTTCATGTTTACTAGCTTCCATTTCTAATGTTGCAAGAAGATGTTCTGTTTCTTCCATTCCATctatgaaaaaaacattttttctttatcaaatataactatattgaaaattgaatatttattaggattaaaaaaaataaataaacatcgaTATAAAACGTtaagaaaacaaaattatacaAATGAAAACTTACTTTGATCAGAAACTATGTTTTGAACAGAATCATCAGATTTTctaatttcttcattaattaCAGTTTGTGATgctaagaaaatattaaaaaataaaaatacgccctttattttcatgatttatattttaacgaaaattaaaaaaaaaaaaaaacaaacaaacaacaacaataaaaatttaagttataGGCTTACCAGGATCTAAAGAGAGATCATCAGGAACAGGTAGTTTGGATATACTTTTATCTTCTAGACTGTCGGAATCAAACATTATAGTTGAAACATCTGAATTAATTAGGGATTGAGATAGTAAATTGTTAGTTTCAGCTGATACTTCTGAATTAAGAGTTTCAATATTAGATTTAAAAGAAACATCAGATGACACAACCGTCAAGGATGTTAAAGTTGATTCTGAAGCATTAGAGATAGATGTTCCTGAACTAAATGATACATTTAGATCGTGTCCTTTAGATTCATTAGTTGAACCAACTCTTCTTATGATATCAGGAGTAGAAAAGAGTGCTGGCTCCAAGGAGCTTACAGAAGTACCAAGAGATTTTCGTGGATCTTTTTTAATCTGTTTTTTAACTCCATCAGATGGTTTCACAtctaatattgtttttaaaggtTCTTCTAGTTTTGGACATGGTTCATAACTACTTTCaagcttttttttatctttttttacttctatagtcggtttaattttaattgacgACGTAACAGGTGAAGATTTAATTAGTTGTTTCTGTACAAGTTTAGTATATGCCGGAGATTGTGTCGATGGAAGTACTATCGTATTTATATCAGCATCTGATTGGATAACTTGTGGTGAAGTATTTACAATAGACTTCGGCGTTACTGCCATCAATTTGCCATGTTGAGAAGTTATAAGCTTAGTCTGAATTTGGTTTGCAGATTTATTAAGATCTTTCGATGCAATTTTGAAAGTTGACTTCATGTCTTCAGGTATATCAATGactttctttttaataaaataaactttttgattttttagttgACCTGGTTTTGTTAAAATCATATCACCTTTTATCATGTTTGCATTTATGAGATTTGCTTTTGCTTGGTTTGTCGTTTGTAAATTGTTTTCAGGAACAACTAATAATTCATCAGAAGATTGATGTGCTAAAGATCCTTCCTCTTTCTTTTGATtaggattaattttaatttgcttTTTTAATTGACTCACAGACAAATAGTCATCTGCTGCTGATTTTTCTGAATGCTTCATTGTATTAACCACTGTAGCCATTTCACTATCATGTTTACGTGTTTGATCAACGTCCATTCGTTTGCTTGCACCACGTCTTCTTGTTGCTGACATGCTACCACCACGAGTAGTAAGTCCTCTGCGACCTCCACGAGCTCGAACACCCGACCTTCTAGGTCCTCGTGGTCCAAAGTCAGAATCATTGTCGGATGTTTCAGAGTCAGAAGATTCTGTAGAtgataaatcatttgttttattttcttcttcttcttgatttactgttgattttttattttctaattgaaGAGTAGTAAGATTTCGCAAAACATTAGAGTTTGAAGATTTAGGAGCATTTGGTATTTGTGAATTAGAAATAGGTATTTTTCTTGGACGACCAACAGGTTGTTTAGTCTTTATTATTGAGTTTACTGGAGATGCTGTCATTTGAGTTGAATTTTCTATTGCTGTAGATACTGTTGATTGCGATTGGTGATGCATTGTGAAATTAATCATATCAGTATTATCATTTTCAGGCGAGTTCACTATTGGCAAAGGATCTAGTGGTTCTGGATCCAAAGGTGATGACCGGCTCGTGTAACAATGATCTAACTCTACAGCATATCTTATAGAATTCTGATGTTCCTCAACTGTTAAcatatcttaaataaaaataaaaaaaaaaaaaacaaattaaaattaattaataaaaattataatcaaccaaaacataaaactaaaataattgttattataattgtattaaTAGAAAATCAACAAACCAAGCATCGCAGCAACATTTTCGCCCAGTATTTGCTTTGCTTCTTCACTCTGTAAAGCAGTTTCAAGCTTCTCCAACTGTTCTGGATCCATTGCCATGAAAGGATCATCAAGGTTAGTATCAATGGTACTGGGTGCTGTGTTTGAAGAATCACtatgttcaaaatttgatgGATCCACTGTGAATGTTAGATTACCATCATTTTCAGTTTGTCCTACTCTCACAACGCTAACATTTGCATTTGATTTGTTTACTGAAAATAATGTATGTTTATTATAACCAATCACTTTTAAGCTTTATTATTGCATATGAAATAAAAACCAActtaataaattgtgtaaaGTTTCTTGATCAACAGCCATAGTTCCATCATCATTGATCAcaataatgaaattatcatCTTTTTTAGAATCCTTCTCATTCTCATGAGGTTCTATAATGTAAGTGCTGGACATAGTGAAGTAGTCTGCAAATAAAACACATCTAAACATTAGCcaatgtttaaaataaaatttttattataattaaatactatTACACTTATTTAACTATAGCTATGAaggaatgttaaaaaaaattatcgcgcgctctattaataataacgaACTGAATAAGAGAAAATAACATCGGCCATCTTGTTAGGTAAAATAAAGAGTAGAGTGTATAGTTAAACACACGCACACATTTATAAAGGGGTTGATACTTATACATACATAGTAATTATGAATATATGACGATAATTTGGTCACAATAAGGTTTTTATcgtgacgaaaaatttttttataaaatatcgtAAATGATATGTCACTTGTCATGCGAAAAGTCGCGTTGTTATCGGTGATACATAATGCCCTAGCTCACCATACTTGATGCGCGTAAACTTGCTGCAATGTCATCCGTCGCGCAGCTCAAGCGCTAAATCAAACAagaattttcattgaaaattattaacaaaaattataattgtaagaaaatgataatgaaagattcacaaaattttaataaaatcatatcaatttattaaaaaatatttttattattgcaagtacgtatgaatatattattataagttaCTGATAAGGTTGGattgtaaaaagtatttataaaaaaaaaaaaaaatgcatctGACGTGGGATAAAGAACCGCGAGTATGGAGACTATACACTGTGTATAGTCTCCATAACCGCgagtttagaaaaatttatcgttaaggaagtcctttcgctccagttgagtcaaaacaactgtagtagtcagtatacgataaattaaaataaaaaacctataaaaattcctaaaattaaaaaataaatagtatatgaggcattgatcgttgaaattttgaaaataaaaaaaaaaaaaatagttaaatacaaaaattaatttgactcttTCAAATCAGCTGCTAGtaacctgtccgtgatttggcaacgctgtacttcggttgtttacattttcatttgcacaatataaccttaaccgCGTTTAAGtttttgcagtcagtgtaaataaataaattagtttgaatttattgaatggtctgaagcttgcgcgctacgcaacgttgccaaatgtTTTGACTTCATTTTAACCCTTCGTTGGTCGCGCTTCACTGCCCGCCTTCATTGGTCGCGTGGTTAGGGAATCGCCGCAATGTTAATTTTCTTACAGTGTTGCCAAGTATACTTTTAAGTAAGCGCGGTAAAATTTGAGTtggtatgaaataaaaattaatttgttccgaaaaattattttcaaaaaattgctttttttatttattaaaaatttctacatgtcaattttttgactcaatttatttattaaaagaattcttaaaattatcaaatatctgctaaatcaattttaattaaattatttaatatttaattgtaatgtAGTATCgtgactttaattttaatcataaacgttatattcaaatattttatcagagaaaaaaatacgtaCCGGTTTAATGCTTTGATGAGTAAAGTATTAAATACTTTTGTAGTCACAgtagtaatattattattcttgtgATCCAATCCACgtaatgatatttatttatttatatttatatttatatttatttatttttatttttatttttatattaaaattacttacaaTAACATtgcacaaataaattaaataaataactttatggGACATGCGCATAACAACTATAACAGCTGATGACGGccatattgtttttatttattcaagtttcaTATAATTGGCAATGCTgcgaataaaatttcatggtCGGGTTTGGTCGCGCTTACGGGGAATCGCCGCGATTCCATGTTCTTAcgacatttattatttaatatctaattaataaaaatacctacaactttaaaaactgtttaGGTGCATGCTAAATGAATTGAAGAAGGaatagctaaattttttaaggctggaaaaaattatttttttttttataacgaattgaaaaaaaaaagcgggGAATCGCTCATAGCGCGACCAGCGAAGGGTTAATGTAGGTtgcttgagaattttttgtgattttataattttaatttctccaTATATTCCACGGCaacctatatattttattgcaaaaaatgaagcctgaatatttcaaaaaccttattttgaatttttttttaccttatcTAATCGGTAGTTAATACCATAATTCGAGAAAGTTGTTAAGGTCTGactttctcgtaagactcggaaaaaatactaacatttttaaacaattttttttcaaaaattttcacggtAAAGACtaaattaaactttactagtagataaataaggacttaaactattagataaaaattaattttatcccTGATAAAACAGAATGATTTGATATGATAaagaatgattaaaaaattaatcatttttaatgatttcaaATCATGTAAATCATTTTCGAAATTTCACAATGAATCATTatgaatcattttgaataatggGAAATAGGCAGTAtatgaaatgattaaaaatgattaaaaatttttaatcatttcaaaacaTTTCTAATCCTGAAATAATGTTCAAATTTTTGTCTCCagttatgattaaaaatgattcaactagtagtatttaaatttttaaatcatatgTGAAATCATTACTAATCCTAAAATACTTTCTGAATTTTAGTTGCCAGTTATGATTGAAAATGATTCGgtcagtattaaaaatttttaatcattttatatccTTTTTAATCGTAAAATAATGCTCGAATTTTTTTCGTCGGTTATGATTGACTATGATTAGGTCAGtatatgaaattttgaatcatttcaaatcatttttaatcctgAAATAATGCTTGAATTTTTGTTACCggtaatgattaaaaatgattcagctagtattaaaaattttgaatcatcctcaatcttttttaatcgtgaaaaaaatgatcgaaTTTAATCACTGGTTATGATTGATTATGATTCggttagtattaaaaatttggaatcaTGTTAAATCATTGCAAATCATAAAATACTTTCTGAATTTTTGTTACTAGTTATTGTTAGTGTCTTTTTGATTAGTTATTAGGGTGCTTTGATCATGAAAAAGAACTGactgttaaaataattgacatttaTATTGTAATGCGGGCTCATTTTTTAGCAAAATCAGAGAATAAACGCCATGACGCagctaaaataaaaacaaaaatgaacCGCAAAAACGCCAAATTACTCTCTTAAATGTACggcttattattaaaaaaaaaaatttattatgttaaagaaatattatatttaaacaatgttatattaaagaaagaattttatatagaAGAAAGgttcaattattaaatccCTGTAACCCTTTTTCAGCACACACTTGTGTGCCtcaattattagaaatttgtatattacaataataataattttttttaatttcattaagtttttaacaatattttctaATCACTATTTACAGATATTACATTTTGTTAAATCTACTTGAAAATGCGCGGTAACAAAGCGGAAGTCTTGCTTTCCTTTTTAATTTAGTATCCTACTCTAATAATTTATGGCGctgtttttaaaatctttccACTTGCTATTATGGCGCCACCTTAGTTTGCTCCCTTTCAGCGGACACTTTTTAATACACTGAGTTGGTCCTCCTTACTTCTACCCTCCATAAACAATGATGGCAGCGCGCTGCGTACACGCTATACACGCTCTGTCTCGTGACATATTTTCCCAGCACATTATGGCGTCATCTCTCGCAAACAAAGTCAACCATGATAGATGATACACGGTGAATGAAGCCGAGTGTGTATGCCCGACAGTTCTTAGTTAAATAAGTTTCTccagtttataaaattaatatttttaaatatctattatAAAAGTATTCGCTCTTTATTagtatatttgataaatatatatttagatCAACAAAATGGTACGTACTTAATGAATGATTTCATAtgattatttgtaatttttaatcctcatacattttatattatttttataattttatcaacaaaattttAGTCACGTTTTCTGGAGAATATTAAATAGccagtattttttattttatttaatattttgtgcatttatttattaaaaatacaaatattaataaatcacataattttttatcgagtaaaaaaattatatataagtatatcaaATAGTTGACGGGGATGTAAATTATCGGTTCGTTCATTCATAACCTTATAAGGAAATTATCAACTCCTGTCTATGCtgatgaaataatatttcagttgataatttataaaattttttctatgaattttattttgataaataaaattgaatgcatcgaattaaaaaataaattaatttcagcaaccccaaataatattattgaaagaaGGGACTGATGTCAGCCAGGGCAAAGCTCAGCTGGTGTCAAACATAAACGCCTGTCAGCAAGTCGTCGACGCCGTGAGAACAACTCTCGGCCCTCGTGGAATGGACAAATTGATTGTAGATGCCAATGGAAAAGGTACCATCTCCAACGACGGCGCTACTATCCTCAAGCTCTTGGACATTGTTCATCCAGCAGCTAAAACTCTGGTAGACATTGCCAAATCTCAGGATGTTgaggtaaatttttaaatatcaataagtCAAATAATTCtccattattttaaaatacaaaattttatttagtctataatttagttttttataatggAGTACATAAATCATAGAGCATTGGACTAGCAATTTTTTCTAGACTATAAATTGTCTCAAAGATGttcttacaatattttttttatgaataaaaaaatgaaaattaagttagccgacatttaaaaattgttagaattttttttattttattcaaaaaatcattacaaaaaaataaaaaaaatttttcatttttaaaaaacttgaaaaactataactagtgcaattttaaaaaaatattttttagttttaatttagtaaatgaaaaataataaaaaaattaaaaaggtcggcttattttaataataacatgacaaaaaaaactaataaattatcaacaataGGTTGGTGACGGTACCACCAGTGTTGTCCTGTTGGCTGGAGagtttttgaaacaaataaaacCATTCGTCGAGGAAGGAGTTCATCCACGCATAATTATAAAAGCATTCAGGAACGCACGAAAAATTGCGATCGAGAGAATCCAAGAATTGAGcgtaaaaatagaaaaatcaacTGCCGAAGAAAAACGAAGTCTGCTGGAAAAATGTGCCGCTACTGCGATGAACTCGAAACTTATTCACCAGCAGAAGGATTTCTTCAGCAAGATGGTCGTTGACGCTGTTTTGCTTCTCGACGAGTTGCTCCCGCTCAACATGATCGGCATCAAGAAAGTATCCGGAGGTGCGTTGGAGGATTCGATCCTGGTGGCTGGTGTAGC
Protein-coding regions in this window:
- the LOC123273306 gene encoding death-inducer obliterator 1 isoform X1, with the translated sequence MSSTYIIEPHENEKDSKKDDNFIIVINDDGTMAVDQETLHNLLINKSNANVSVVRVGQTENDGNLTFTVDPSNFEHSDSSNTAPSTIDTNLDDPFMAMDPEQLEKLETALQSEEAKQILGENVAAMLDMLTVEEHQNSIRYAVELDHCYTSRSSPLDPEPLDPLPIVNSPENDNTDMINFTMHHQSQSTVSTAIENSTQMTASPVNSIIKTKQPVGRPRKIPISNSQIPNAPKSSNSNVLRNLTTLQLENKKSTVNQEEEENKTNDLSSTESSDSETSDNDSDFGPRGPRRSGVRARGGRRGLTTRGGSMSATRRRGASKRMDVDQTRKHDSEMATVVNTMKHSEKSAADDYLSVSQLKKQIKINPNQKKEEGSLAHQSSDELLVVPENNLQTTNQAKANLINANMIKGDMILTKPGQLKNQKVYFIKKKVIDIPEDMKSTFKIASKDLNKSANQIQTKLITSQHGKLMAVTPKSIVNTSPQVIQSDADINTIVLPSTQSPAYTKLVQKQLIKSSPVTSSIKIKPTIEVKKDKKKLESSYEPCPKLEEPLKTILDVKPSDGVKKQIKKDPRKSLGTSVSSLEPALFSTPDIIRRVGSTNESKGHDLNVSFSSGTSISNASESTLTSLTVVSSDVSFKSNIETLNSEVSAETNNLLSQSLINSDVSTIMFDSDSLEDKSISKLPVPDDLSLDPASQTVINEEIRKSDDSVQNIVSDQNGMEETEHLLATLEMEASKHEEELLAEALLLQEQLDVDLTDTATLDESTNAVPDSLLETTSVNTEKLSAITTQSSPDETVERVTNVDNLADFHEAEQLKKKNIKEPPSQIFRGGRIITLPPIEAPATRSKRLQVKSELSSKPDDEKKSDKVKKQITQANQIEDMESEIEDDDEEENSDSEDDPNRLWCICKQPHNNRFMICCDVCEDWFHGKCVNVTKTTGKQMEEKGLEWICPNCTKKKLVQPASTITKSLTIKPPKTESHTQISNTETSLTQSSDGPVEVALNVKQNALSNLAVTQCVVCKKEARSSSIYCSDACILAHAEETSVKDKQVVQSVSSKLKLSLSDTSKSNSEARVIVFEKKTGTVLTGVDAPMASNLKAWLKEHPTFEVARSSNLNILQIGDKMVSAIQTSSPGKMVKPNQQQSKTVQPKMVFTKVVGSKQTVLTSNNKKVTVISNLQNANIISKSGQIKQILVSSNKSQPILKQTTLKNVVNQNKTLPIVIKQTPVKKQEPKCSTPPAKTPQKSLNLKKSEPEPIIRLNVRKTLTELLSTRIKETDDLRLSKEEIENLALKIELEMYKYFRDTGAKYKAKYRSLLFNIKDSKNLTLFRKIADKSLTPDAVVKLSPEEMASQELAEWREKETQHQLEMIKKNELDLMAQAKSIVVKTHKGEQIIENDGGIEAVDPKTPVQDIVTVLNNVDNTSLDTLDEKEDTLSSSFEDVKKIKRNDDKQMKGKDREKEKDCHRSRKNKEHNKDSKKETSSSKRKHRSKDRNHDRRRSKDEKRDKERSRERDRDKDKDKDKDKNKNKSKDKDRSRKSSKSRSSSHSKSSHKEKQYKDKEKKRNEHVDDSKRDESKKKETSPVQTGKLIEDRLWRHVEEETTANTLDGNDSDVSDREPSSTVNLESVDINDELEKEKDTMTESKSIVIAKDSTKNVSQTVWRGFINMIDVAKFFITAQEVSGQAKELMEDLPDTFEVVGRISHETVWDYISKMKKTGSKEIVIIRFTAANDEEKIPYITLYSYLNSRSRLGVVGNVSKNIKDFYIMPFSSQSQLPSVLFPLNGVGLEEQRPHLLLGIIVQNKRKRLSHSTLSIPLLPKVPKKDSDRSYTPPPVNITTDKLVNSTDVIGEKSATNQLTVNSFNKTHVGVSRKIIDSATISKIVPELSDRIDLTSSEKPLLEKDDDDEPYSPGDIDDDIDDNLLSPSKNSNELQRKMDEINRQIEEQKQQIQSISSSFLGESVPTLPGLGLDPSDNDLNEAYSPTDVRSFTPPPQGISKFTQPILDKVSNITIPPNLQEILANVKRQECSKFDPYLPSKPSASFLTSINSLNYQKEKTYTPTAVTKESKSTLRSLSDFDLIKKAEEELAAVTPAPIMPVPNMQTLNSVQPFEIANSEFSTSSMDSSESTYPPKLTESVQISRISEQPKPPGLEDEELPTFPSVIPPTSDAYTLTLHKGVSQSGIMSMKRKVNDDDSPSSHIKTTRVKSRWSQETSD
- the LOC123273306 gene encoding death-inducer obliterator 1 isoform X2, with protein sequence MSSTYIIEPHENEKDSKKDDNFIIVINDDGTMAVDQETLHNLLINKSNANVSVVRVGQTENDGNLTFTVDPSNFEHSDSSNTAPSTIDTNLDDPFMAMDPEQLEKLETALQSEEAKQILGENVAAMLDMLTVEEHQNSIRYAVELDHCYTSRSSPLDPEPLDPLPIVNSPENDNTDMINFTMHHQSQSTVSTAIENSTQMTASPVNSIIKTKQPVGRPRKIPISNSQIPNAPKSSNSNVLRNLTTLQLENKKSTVNQEEEENKTNDLSSTESSDSETSDNDSDFGPRGPRRSGVRARGGRRGLTTRGGSMSATRRRGASKRMDVDQTRKHDSEMATVVNTMKHSEKSAADDYLSVSQLKKQIKINPNQKKEEGSLAHQSSDELLVVPENNLQTTNQAKANLINANMIKGDMILTKPGQLKNQKVYFIKKKVIDIPEDMKSTFKIASKDLNKSANQIQTKLITSQHGKLMAVTPKSIVNTSPQVIQSDADINTIVLPSTQSPAYTKLVQKQLIKSSPVTSSIKIKPTIEVKKDKKKLESSYEPCPKLEEPLKTILDVKPSDGVKKQIKKDPRKSLGTSVSSLEPALFSTPDIIRRVGSTNESKGHDLNVSFSSGTSISNASESTLTSLTVVSSDVSFKSNIETLNSEVSAETNNLLSQSLINSDVSTIMFDSDSLEDKSISKLPVPDDLSLDPDGMEETEHLLATLEMEASKHEEELLAEALLLQEQLDVDLTDTATLDESTNAVPDSLLETTSVNTEKLSAITTQSSPDETVERVTNVDNLADFHEAEQLKKKNIKEPPSQIFRGGRIITLPPIEAPATRSKRLQVKSELSSKPDDEKKSDKVKKQITQANQIEDMESEIEDDDEEENSDSEDDPNRLWCICKQPHNNRFMICCDVCEDWFHGKCVNVTKTTGKQMEEKGLEWICPNCTKKKLVQPASTITKSLTIKPPKTESHTQISNTETSLTQSSDGPVEVALNVKQNALSNLAVTQCVVCKKEARSSSIYCSDACILAHAEETSVKDKQVVQSVSSKLKLSLSDTSKSNSEARVIVFEKKTGTVLTGVDAPMASNLKAWLKEHPTFEVARSSNLNILQIGDKMVSAIQTSSPGKMVKPNQQQSKTVQPKMVFTKVVGSKQTVLTSNNKKVTVISNLQNANIISKSGQIKQILVSSNKSQPILKQTTLKNVVNQNKTLPIVIKQTPVKKQEPKCSTPPAKTPQKSLNLKKSEPEPIIRLNVRKTLTELLSTRIKETDDLRLSKEEIENLALKIELEMYKYFRDTGAKYKAKYRSLLFNIKDSKNLTLFRKIADKSLTPDAVVKLSPEEMASQELAEWREKETQHQLEMIKKNELDLMAQAKSIVVKTHKGEQIIENDGGIEAVDPKTPVQDIVTVLNNVDNTSLDTLDEKEDTLSSSFEDVKKIKRNDDKQMKGKDREKEKDCHRSRKNKEHNKDSKKETSSSKRKHRSKDRNHDRRRSKDEKRDKERSRERDRDKDKDKDKDKNKNKSKDKDRSRKSSKSRSSSHSKSSHKEKQYKDKEKKRNEHVDDSKRDESKKKETSPVQTGKLIEDRLWRHVEEETTANTLDGNDSDVSDREPSSTVNLESVDINDELEKEKDTMTESKSIVIAKDSTKNVSQTVWRGFINMIDVAKFFITAQEVSGQAKELMEDLPDTFEVVGRISHETVWDYISKMKKTGSKEIVIIRFTAANDEEKIPYITLYSYLNSRSRLGVVGNVSKNIKDFYIMPFSSQSQLPSVLFPLNGVGLEEQRPHLLLGIIVQNKRKRLSHSTLSIPLLPKVPKKDSDRSYTPPPVNITTDKLVNSTDVIGEKSATNQLTVNSFNKTHVGVSRKIIDSATISKIVPELSDRIDLTSSEKPLLEKDDDDEPYSPGDIDDDIDDNLLSPSKNSNELQRKMDEINRQIEEQKQQIQSISSSFLGESVPTLPGLGLDPSDNDLNEAYSPTDVRSFTPPPQGISKFTQPILDKVSNITIPPNLQEILANVKRQECSKFDPYLPSKPSASFLTSINSLNYQKEKTYTPTAVTKESKSTLRSLSDFDLIKKAEEELAAVTPAPIMPVPNMQTLNSVQPFEIANSEFSTSSMDSSESTYPPKLTESVQISRISEQPKPPGLEDEELPTFPSVIPPTSDAYTLTLHKGVSQSGIMSMKRKVNDDDSPSSHIKTTRVKSRWSQETSD